From a single Lewinella sp. LCG006 genomic region:
- a CDS encoding DUF2141 domain-containing protein has translation MAVFHDENSNGEIDRNFAGMQKASVGASNMTGFGRPPSPNVCLPRGRRKKSLISSL, from the coding sequence GTGGCCGTTTTTCATGATGAAAACAGCAATGGGGAAATCGACAGGAATTTTGCGGGTATGCAGAAAGCGTCAGTGGGAGCTTCTAACATGACGGGATTTGGTCGGCCACCTTCGCCAAATGTATGTTTACCAAGGGGACGACGCAAAAAGTCGTTGATCTCCAGTTTATAA
- a CDS encoding 30S ribosomal protein THX: protein MGKGDKKSTKGKRWRGSFGNSRPKNKKASTAPKKQDA, encoded by the coding sequence ATGGGAAAAGGAGATAAGAAATCCACGAAAGGTAAACGTTGGCGCGGTTCTTTTGGTAATTCAAGACCAAAGAATAAAAAAGCGTCAACTGCACCTAAGAAGCAGGATGCTTAA